The segment CGGATGGACAACTCTAGTTCAGATGATGAGAGTCTCTCTTCTTAGCTTTCATCTTTAATAGGTGAACTAGAATGTTTGAATTGGAAGCATATATTTTCCTCTCCCCACATTTGAATTGAAGTAAAAAAGCTTTCTGCTATTATATTGCATATGCTTTGGATGCATCTGCAACTGGAAGTAGCTTTCATCTGCACTGCTATTAGGCTATGTCAGCTTTCAAGTATGTCCAATGAGATGCAAATCCCCAAAACCAGCCAGGGGTTTATGATTTGAACCCCCCACTCATCACCTGTAGGTAGTTGTCAAAATTTACCTGATTCAACAAGCATATATAAGAAATAGAGGCATGAAATTTGCATTGCACAATCAAAGTGCCTCCTCTCCACAAGTACAAACTACAGAGTATTAACAGATTCCAAAATATTCAGATGTTTTACActcgagtaatgttatacaccacactatcatcctattttgatcatactaaataGTATGTAACATATTCattaccattagatgataaaaaaacatgcaataaatgatcatttaatggtgataaatgtgtcatattatacttagtgggatgaaagtgggatggtagtatggtgtatagaattttcattTACACTTTGCACCTCAAACTACTACAATTAACCCATTGCCTCCTCCGACTACCAAAAAGTTTTTAATGTGCACTCTTTATTAAGATTCGATTGTCACTATTATTACTTACTTTTCATCCATCTTAATAATTAGAATTCAACAAAATTGGCAAAACCACAAGCAGTTTGAGGATTCAAAGTGTACTTTTCCCAAATTTTTTTGCCTTGTATTTGACTCTTGGCTAGGTCCAAGAACAGAATACTGAGAGATCTTAAACtccgtttggattcgaaactcacatcaactcatctcaattcatctcatctcatcattataattttttcaaatttccatacaaaatataataaacaattcaaccttttcaaatatcaaaataatgataatattaaaaataatattttaacaatattttattcaactaatataaaaccatctcaactcatctctaaatccaaacgggcCAATTCAACCTTGATATACTCGGTAAATGTCATTTATATGTTTATGAAAGTTCTTTTTTATAACACTACTATGAAGTATGAACCACATGATATATGAGACTATTTCTCTTCGAATTTCATTTTCACATCGACCTACgattctttttgaaaatttaaataaatttaaaaatttatttttttgaaaaaatgataaaatagttaaaattataagggaaaaaaaatcttaaaaataaaagaaatattataaaattgtagCATTTCTCAATAAGAACGTTAAATTAAGAATTGTACCACAAGAACTTATTCAAAAACCTTTTAAAGCACTGTTACTGTTAGGGTTCCATGGGGGCTGGCTCGAGGAAAGAATGGACCTCAAAGGAAGGGAACTACGGAAAAGACTAGGGCTTCTGAAGTAAAAGTCGAGAGTTTGACAGAAAGTTGAAGGCATTGTTGAGCAGTCAAAGAGTGAGTTTGACTACCGATATATGGACATCGgtgcaaaacaagaattatatttgtgttacatgccattatattgatcaaagttgggtattacacaagaaaattataatgtttttcaagatTCCTAATCATAGGGGTGAGACCATTGCTTGGATGTTAGAGTCTAGCTTGGCGGATTGGGAGATTAACCGCTTTTGTACGATCACCATGGATAATGCATCCTCCAATGATATTGCTATTGATCATGTGAGAATGAACATAAGAGATAATGAGTTCACAATTTTGGGAGGCGAGTTCATACATGTGcgatgtgctgcacatattttaaacctcattgtatgtgatggtttaaaaattattcatgacgctgtaaataagattagagaagcAATAAGATTTGTGAGGTCCTCACCGGCAAGacttgatatgtttaaaacatgtgCAAATGAGTTGAATATTGTGTATAGAAAAATGGTGTATctagatgttcctactagatggaactcaacatacctAATGCTTAATATTGCTGAAAAATACGAAAGAGCTTTTGTACTAATGGGAGTGAAGGAGTCACAGCTTTTGGCGCCTCCGTTTGAAGATTGGCAAATGGctgtatttttattaagtttctaaaagttttttatgatgccactttgaaaatctctggctcattgtatgtgacttctaatatgttatttcaacaaatttgtaCAATTGAGAATACTTTGAAAAACATGGGCCAGAGTGAGAATGATATGTTGATGAGGATGGCTTCTACTATGaaacttaagtttgataaatattagGGGAAAACGAATaggatgaacatgattgtttatgtAGCTTTTGTCCTTGTCCCTCGATATAAGATTATAGCCTTGTCATATTGGTTGAAAATGTGCAAAGGGGATGAATGCAGAGATAGAATTGAGGCCAACGTAAGATTGTTCATGAATCGTTTGATTGAGCAATACCACAAGTTTTATGTGCTAGGTAgtggaagatcaaatatggCTCATAGAAGTTTCTCAAGTATTATTGGTGATGACCTGGACTGTGAAGATTTTGATATAGCTCTAGAGCAATATTTTGAGAAGCAAAACAGTTTAGTACTTAGCTCAGACATGGATAGGTATTTGTCGgatgtgattgaaccaaaaGTACCcgaatttgatattttggattggtggaagaagaactcatttagatatccCATCCTTGCGGAGATCGCATGTGATGTATTGGGCATCCCTATTTCCACCGTCGCATCTGAGTCCGCATTCAGCACCAGTGGACGTGTAATAGACCCATATCAAAGCTCATTAACGCCGGAGACTGTCCAAGCACTAATTTGCATGCAAAATTGGTTGACTTGTGAACCACTTAGTTCTTGGGAGGTGGAGGATCATGTAGAAAGCGTTGACGTCAAAGTTAAACgcttttatttgttaagtttgattttttattattaatttatccatttaacttaacCTCTACATTTTTTTCTACTTAAGATAACTCTCTTCCTTCAACTTCAGCAACTTAAGCAACTCCAAACAACTGTTATTTACTGCAGAGATAATATCATCGATGAACAATTCACATTCTACCAGGCTGACGGACTGAAAAGATTTAATGCCTCAGATCCAAACAAGCTTCTCCCTAGTAGTATGCTTGtattctttaatttcaaaacttGTAGCTATACACACTTCTATCTACAATTTACAACATAATTTGCTTGTGATGTGGTATATACAGATGTACCTGAAGGCTCTTTTATCATCATAGAGCACACTCCTATGTCAAATTTGTTCTCATGCCTTTGGTTCAATGAAGTTGATCGGTTCACTCCTCGTGATCAACTAAGTTTTGCATATACATATCAAAAGATGAGAAGGATGAATCCTGGCAAACAGTTTCACCTTAATATGTTCAAGGTTAGTAATTCTATGGAATGTCGTCACCTCAAAGCGAATGGTATAATGGTTGttgaaataattaaagttaaatTGGTTGTTTGGGATGGGATTACCTTCTCTGTGcagtatatataaaagaaatgagaagCTAAATGAGCATGAGATCTGGATCTAACAATTCTTTTCGGTTCCTTCCCTTTCAAGACTGTGAGAGGAGAGCCATAGCTTAGTAAGTAACATTATGAGCATGGCTACATATTGTTTTATTATCTGTTCTTTTTGACTTATTGTTTCTAATCATTATAGTTTTCATTTATCTGTTGTAATTGATGTCGTTGGCAGTTTATGGAGACTAATAAATCCGGATCAATGTTTTCCCCCTATTCCATATTCAAGATGTGAAGACtaataaattttgatctttataaatttattttttttgttcttcataaatttatgttttagtttaattagttgtgatgtattattatttcttttgtttttttgtaaatttatgttttagttaattagttgtgatgtattattatttcttttgttttttgtaaatttatgttttgtattgtgatgtaacaacaatattatttattttgcatttttatttattttgtttggtaattttttttttaaaaaaagtgctataaaaatattttttttttaagttttaaagtcttttttaaaagaaataaaaaattaaaaccagaTTTATCTGGTTATAACCCGGATCCagattaaatccggatatctGGTTAcaatccggattaatccgggcaGATAACCACCGGGATTTTAGCATTCGGATCTAGTTATGATAGGATATCCAAATCCGGATCCGGTTGAACACCCCTACTAATGAGAGTATTTCAAGTACTCTTAaatactctcactactattctttactttattattacttttcacatatttttttaccactatttaatattctattattactttttcattacttttttactactattcacaaacattcttaaCAAAGTcatattttctaaattggaGGTTAAGGGATCCTTCGAAGTATCCTAATGGCCATCTAAATATCGACTTTTTATCAAATACCTGTGTTCTTCTTCCAGTTTCACTCTATACGTAGCACTGCTAAGAGCATTTTCCATCACATTTTCATACAATTATCACAACTTATAGTTACTAACTCATTTgtaaagataaatgatatttacagttttaaagtGTGCAAGCTTTAcacactctctttaaaaaatgtgagtaaatataaaatttacatgaaaaaattaattttttaataataaaactcaaTCATCTGTAAAATTGTCAAATGGCATAGAACTAGATGTTAATTTaaccaataataaataaacagtcACATTTGAGTTGTCGTTTTTGTCAAGACATAAACGGAGTGTCGTCACGAATTTTGTGAACGCAGGCGCAGCGCACGCACCTCTTCGTAGGATTTTAAAGTCGTCTCGGTCAAAACCCTACATTATACACATTATAAAACCCATATCAAGTCTCTTCCTTCTGCTCTCTGCCTTGTAATGGCTTCTAAGCGGCTTAAAGAAGACCCACCACCCGCCTATACTtctggagaagacgaagagtcTGATGAAGATGCCGTTTCAGatgaagaagtagaagaaaagaatgaaaagtcTGAAGATGAACAAGGTGAAGAAGACGATGATGATggggaagacgaagaagaagaggaagaaaaatccCCTGCAAGGAAACCCTCTGTAaactcatcatcttcttctaagGTCGTCTCCAAACCCCAGACCTCATCCGGATCCGAAACTGAATCCGGGTCCGCCTCTGAGTCCGAAAAGTCCCCTGCTACCCCGTCCGTCTCCGGTTTCACCATTAAGCCGATCACTTCCAAGCCAATGGGAGAGCTACCCAAGCCCAAGAAGCCCAACAATAACAGCAACAACCAATCCACTCCGATCGCTGTTTCTGGGTCTTTGTCGAAGCGTGCAGCAGAGACCGACCCCAGCAACACAAAGAACCCAAAGAAGAGGAAGGTATCGTCATCGTCGGCCACCAACGGCGACGATGAGGATTCGAAGAAGCCACCCGGAACCTTACAACGGCTGTGGAGCGAGGAGGACGAGCTCGCCGTTCTCAAGGGCATGATCGAGTACGAGTCAAAGAAAGGGTCGAATTCGTACGCAGACATGGGTGCGCTCCACGAGTTCATGAAGAGAAAACTCCACGTGGAGGTCTCCAAGGCCCAGTTGATGGAAAAGATTcggaggatgaagaagaaataCCGGACCAACTTCGAGAAAGGTGGCGAGGACATGGTTTTCTCTAAGCCCCACGAGCACAAGGCCTTCGAGCTTTCCAAGAAGATTTGGGGCAATGTGGCTAACAACAAAAATGAGCCATCTAGCAATCAAAAAGGCAAAGCTAATAACGG is part of the Juglans regia cultivar Chandler unplaced genomic scaffold, Walnut 2.0 Scaffold_67, whole genome shotgun sequence genome and harbors:
- the LOC109017905 gene encoding STOREKEEPER protein-like, producing MASKRLKEDPPPAYTSGEDEESDEDAVSDEEVEEKNEKSEDEQGEEDDDDGEDEEEEEEKSPARKPSVNSSSSSKVVSKPQTSSGSETESGSASESEKSPATPSVSGFTIKPITSKPMGELPKPKKPNNNSNNQSTPIAVSGSLSKRAAETDPSNTKNPKKRKVSSSSATNGDDEDSKKPPGTLQRLWSEEDELAVLKGMIEYESKKGSNSYADMGALHEFMKRKLHVEVSKAQLMEKIRRMKKKYRTNFEKGGEDMVFSKPHEHKAFELSKKIWGNVANNKNEPSSNQKGKANNGTSVALALPKQEVAIGGKEELGNGETKGDEKTENFGMSYPCLNAALETMAGTGCLGFGKSYTRDFMVDIGNAKAMELENKGRKVREAELEAYVKKTEFLHELSKLKLEIMKKRA